Part of the Henckelia pumila isolate YLH828 chromosome 2, ASM3356847v2, whole genome shotgun sequence genome is shown below.
ATGCataatcagtgctgagccattACCGTGTATGGTGTAACATGTTGAAACTGTTCTTGTTTCATTTTTATTTGCATTGTATGAAGAAACTACATAAAACTATTCACCAAATTGATGAATTAATAAGCTAAAATTAGTAGATCTGCCAAAGAATTTCTTTTGTTAACTGACAGGTTATTGACTGAAGACCCTGACCAGAGACTTGGAGCTGGCGGAGCTCCGGAGGTGATTTTACTTCATTGTCTTACCTATGATGTTAATCACCTCTTTTACATGACTGTACTGTCAGTTTTATTTAATTCACAATAATAAAGTATTTTTCTAAGTATGTCTCCTTGATGACATTTGATTTCCCGGAGGCTTCTGGGAACAATCACTGCCGGTTATCATCTGTCTCATTTTGTCCCTAAAAAAAAAAGCATCATTTATAGTTGATTAAAATTATCATTCCCACTTTTATACCAGTCTAAGAATGAGATATGCCGTGCAGGTGAAACAGCATCCATTTTTCAGAGATATTAATTGGGACACGCTTGCTAGACAGAAGGTTCGACTCCAAAAACAAATTGAATTGTCATTCATGTACAAAATTGGTGATGTCTAAGACTCATTCTATTACTTCTCCCAGGCAGCTTTTGTCCCTTCGTCAGACGGTGCAACAGACACTAGTTACTTTACAAGTCGTTACTCGTGGAATCCATCTGATGAGCATGTTTATGCACATAGCGAATTCGAAGATTCCACCGACAATGGAAGCATTAGTGGTAGCAGTAGTTGCCTAAGCAACAGGCATGAAGAACAGGTGCGTTGGTGGAACAGGAACAGAACTTAAAAGTTTATTTTCTACTTAACGAATTTATAACGTTAAATGGTTTCAAATTTTTTGGATCATACAACAGGGAGATGAATGTGGAGGTCTTCAAGAATTCGACTCCAATTGTGATATCAATTATTCCTTCAGCAATTTCTCATTCAAGGTAATAATTCAATCATTTCGTTCATGACGGTGTCATTTCGTTCATGACGGTGCTGAGCTTTTTTTTGCCCCCTTTTAATGAGCTGCTGGTGTGTAGAGGATATTGTTCAAAGTATAATTTTTTGcgtattaattattatattataaatttgttGCAAGCTTACAAAGTTCTTACTGCAAGAATGTCCATTTGTGCTGAAATACTTAACATGGGATGTTTTCTATTTCTTGATCAAATTTCAACGGAGCCGTAAACTGCGAACCTCATTTTTAGTTTTTGCTATGCAACAGAATCTTTCCCAGCTTGCATCCATCAACTACGATTTGCTTACAAAAGGTTGGAAAGACGATCCTCCTGCGAACTCTAGTGCATAGTTCGGGTATGTGAGGTGCAAAATACTGACCAGTTTGTATTTCCCTGTAAATGTGTTTTGTATTTTGCTCAAGTTTTGGTTTTTGTATAGAGCCCTTTTTGTGTAATTTGTAGCGTCACATAATGAAGTACTCTTTTAACAAAATGATCTGGGTTGTATTACGGATCATTTCAACCTACCTATACATGTATTACCCCTCTTTGAGAGCCAATTTCGGGTGTATAGCTGGTTTAAATTTACCACACCAAAAATATAAATCGAGTTCACCCGAATCAAACCCgagattgatgggtttttaATCAAGTGGTTTACTTTTCTATCAGCTCGATTGTAAATCGGATTAAGAATGTGCCTCGGGTTCCCAAATGTGttctaaaattatattttaatatcatcttagaataatataatttaacatAATATAATATGTAGAGCTACTTTTGATTGTTCTTCTAAAATATTGTTTTAATATCATCttagaataaaataatttgacATGATATAATACGTAGAATTCATTATAGAAGCCGCACCATGAAAACCAGGAGAGACATTTGCGCGAGCCCACTAAAtgagaaattttttattttttttaaatcttaaaattcaatttaaaaaaaattcaaaggtGGACTCTAACTCGATAAGGTGAAAGAATAATGAGGTAGTCGTGGAAATCATGGAAAAAATTCATTGGTTTCTATGCATTTAATTGTTTTCTCTTTTAATCGTTTAACTAATGAATTTTGGATATTGATTTTTTAACTATTAATATTCTGATCTTATTTTTACTAAATATCTAATTTTAGCCAAAAAATATTAACTAAGCTATAAAATCTGATGACATGACAACAAATttggaatattttcaatttgaagTGAAATAATCTTCGTAGACCACTTAAAATTTCACTGCATCAAATcgagattataaaatattaaaacggtAAGATTCAAAATACTTTTTGTAAGAGAGAGCTAGTTTTGAAGGTAATGGTTTGCTGTTAATCTTTAGTTTTAAAGAAAGGAATGAAATTCTCATCTATTTGAAACTTTAACGAGATGTTCTAATCTAATATATCATCTATACAACTAGTTccatgtatgtatatgtatatatataatataaaaactaaaatttttttttttaaaaaaaagtatatGGATTCAAAATATCTTTTAACCAGGAGAACTGATTTTGAGGGAAATGACTTCTTGTGATGGTTAGAAAAATCACTTGCTGTGAAtctttaatattaaaataatgaaaCTTATTTTCATCATTTGAAACTCCAACTCAACATTGTAATTCAAACATATAATTTGTATTCTCAACAACTAGTTCAATGCTGACGAGTTATTATTCAATTTGACTTTCTCCCGGGTCCAAGCCCAGTGGTTCGATCCATTTGGGTCTCATactatttagttatttatttggacactttatcaagacccataaattcctaaaagcccataagaggctcaagctcATGAAACTCTCTGATCaactataaatagctcaagttctCTCAGTCTTAATAGTTCCATCTTTGGAACAATTCGAGTATTAATCCGACTATCCAGATCTTCACAAATTACCCAAATTGTCTCCAATCGgataatatcaatattttgctATATCAAAtgtaaaaccaaaaaaaaaagctATAAGATTCAAAATACCTTTTATCCAAAAGAGCTGATTTTGAAGGAAATGATTTGTTGTGAATTGTGATAGCTAGGAGAATCACTTAGTATGATGACTATGAACGAAATCGGTTGATGTGATGGTCAGATCATGTACGTCACTTCATAGTTATGCAGAAATTCAAGATATACACACACAATCTCTACAACTAGTTCAGTGTAAACCCAACCCCCCGAGACTTATTCTCATGTATTTGAAATTACAATTCAACATTCtaatccaacatatcatctctACAAATAATTATGTGttagcaaaaacaaaaaaacatttACGATTCAAAATACATTCTATCGAAGAGAGCTGATTTTGAAGGAAATGACTTGCTATGATGGTCAGGTCTTGTTCGTAACTTCGTGTTATTCAGAAATTCAAGATGTAAACACACTATCTCTACAACCAATTCGATAtgatatacctcaataaagtgatctTCTTGGATGAGCTGATGAAACTCCTCCAACAGAAGATGAACTGctgctgacctgaaaccacAAACAAGAGTGTTAAGGGGGGCTGGAAGGTGCTCCGATGTATTCCCtctgacgctcaagtcagatgctaggataggAAAATACCGGGGTATCACAAGTCCTCCCCTTGAAAGTCGAACTGAGGTCAAAGACTCGAAATTCGTTGTTTTTATTCTGAGATGACCCTAAACTAATGCCGAGCTGAGGTTTCCTGCCGAGCCCCACTGTCATTCTGACAAGTACTATGAAACTGTAACTTTTCGAATTCCAGAGAATCTGAGCCGTCCATCTGTCCTAAAATCAACGGCCTGAATTGAACTGGGCTTTCTATAAATAGGCCTCGctgtaaaaattattttcattttcacttttGCTCCCCTTGCACATTTTCTCTTTCTAGCTTTCACTCCCGAGCTTCCCTCGTAAGTTGGTACTTATCTTGTTTTAATGACTTCCTCACCCCTACCTCATGCTGAGAGCTCGGATGAGGTGTTTGCTGAGGTGGATCGTTATGATTCCCTTGCAATCACCCTAGCAGGAGAGCATAAGGGCAAAATTCCCTGCTCCCGCATCAGCTTCGGCTAGGGATGATGACCTGGGCAATGACCCCGAGGCCCGCGCGGTGCCGTGGTATGAGCTGTACCCTTCTGAGCTAGATGCTTCGGATGAGGTGAAAATAAGAGCTCTATCCCACGCCCCCGAGGACTATGAGTTCATCATCCCTGATCTGGATGACCGAGCTGACCATCCTTCATTGGGCTATTACACCTTTTATATAGATCAGCTGGAAGCCGGTCTGAGGTTCCCCCTCCCCTTGATCTTTCAACAGCTTAGCCGCTATTATGAGCTCCACTTAGGGCAGTTCACCCCTAACTCTTTCCGAACTCTCTGTAGCTTCATAGTTCTTTTTAGGACCTTAGGCTTTGAAGTGAGTTGTTTCACCATCTGTAATTTTTTACTCCCCAAGCGTTCTGATGAGGgccctttttatttttcatgtcGACCCAATTGTAAATTTTTCAAGGGCTCTCCTAGTTCCAACAAAAATTGGAAGAGCTCTTTCTTTTTTGTTCACCCCACTGATGATTGGGATATATGCTCTCGATGGAGGGACACTCTCCCCATCTTTCCTGTTCCAGCCCCGGGCTTCCGATAGGGGGAATTGTTCATAGGAGCCCAAAGGGCCATAGGGGGAAGGTGCTTCGATATTTCTGCCCTTATCGCAGAAGATCTGCTCTGCCACCACGGGCTCAGCTCGGCGGATGTTTCTGTCCACGGCAATTTAGGTATGGCCCTTTCCCCGGCCCTGCTCCCATTTATTGGCATTATTATCATTTAACTGACCTTCCCTCCTCTTTGCCCAGAAAAAAAGAGTTATGGACGCTGCCCTGAAGagaatttttgagaaaaagaaGACAGTTGCCCCATCGTGGGGCAAGGCTGAAGGGAGCTCTGCCAAATCAAAGGTCCCTTCGCCCCAAGCTGCTACCACATCTGAGCCTTCATCCGCCCCTTTTAAGGGCTCAAAAAGGCGTGCTACATCGAGTCCCCACCCCGAGGTGGTGGAGCTGGAGTTTGGAAAGTCTAGCATTCCTGAGGTGATTCCCCTGAGGCAGTTCAGGTCAGAGAAACCCCAAACCCCCATGGTGCGGTGTCGATCCAACTTCTTTGAAATGTATCACGACGAGCTCCAAATCGTGGGAGTGGGCCCAACTCCAACAGCCGTCTCAGTCCTTCGGGACATGCTTTCTCAAGCCGATGCCGATTATGTTAAGAGCCTTGGCTGGGCTGAGCTCATGCAGTGCTCAAACACTGCTTCCGCTGAGGTGATCTGGATtctacataccttatgctcagcAATTTTATACTCATCTCTTAACCTCGTTTActtggtattttttttttttttttgctaggTTGCCGCCCTAAATGCCGAGGTGTCTCTCCGAGCTTCCATTGCTAGGAAGCAACTCATTAGGGACACCTGGGGTTATGAAGCTCACGTTGCTGAGTTGAACCAGAAGCTAGAGGACCTTAACCTTTCTTATGACAAAGAGGCGGCCAACCTCCGAGCTCAGATGGAGGAGATGCGGATGGGATTCCAAGCAGAGAGGATGAAGCACCAAAATGACCTTCGGATCTCTGAAGTTCAAAAGGAGGCTCTGCAGGGGGAGCTCAAAGGATCTCAAGATCAGCTCGGCCAAGCTACCCAGGAACTAGAGGGAGCTCGGGCCGAGCTAGCAAAAGGATTAGAGGGCTTCAAGGCGGCCTTCCTGGAATCAGAGGATTTCATGGACACAATAGCTGAAATAGCTTATGGCTACCTGGCTATAGGTTTCGAAGGATGCACCAAGCAATTCCAGGAGGCCGGCTACCCTCCTGAAGGGACTCCCCTTGACTTTATGAATATGGAGAAGTGTGCCCTGGGCTCCTCCACAGGCAGCGAGGATAAGGAGGGGGAGGGTGAAAATGAAAACCATTAAGTTTTGTATATTTGCTGGTGTaaacacatatttttttatgaatgctCTTATTTTTTCTTCGTAATCCCATCCGAGTTAACCTGAAAATGAACTGGGCTCCCCGAAGGGAGGCACCATAAATACTGGAAACCATTCATTCGAAGGAAAGCTGAGCACCCTGAGGTAGGCATAATAGACATTGAAAATAATTCCAACACCTGAAGGTGAGCTGAGCTCCCCAAGGGAGGCAAGatacattcttaaaaataaactaacacccgaaggtgagctgagctgagctcctgaaGGAAGACAagataaatacttaaaaattaaccaactcccgaaggtgagctgagctgagctcaTGAAGGGAGGCAagataaatacttaaaaattaactaacaCACGAAGGttagctgagctgagctcctgaagggaggcaagataaatacttaaaaattaatcaACTCCCGAAGGTGAACTTAGCTGAGCTCCTAAAGGGAGGCAagataaatacttaaaaattaaccaactcccgaaggtgagctgagctgagctcctgaagggaggcaagataaatacttaaaaattaaccaactcccgaaggtgagctgagctgagctcctgaagggaggcaagataaatacttaaaaattaaccaactcccgaaggtgagctgagctgagctcctgaagggaggcaagataaatacttaaaaattaaccaactcccgaaggtgagctgagctgagcCCCTGAAGGGAGACAagataaatacttaaaaattaactaacttcagaaggtgagctgagctgagctccagAAGGGAGGCAagataaatacttaaaaattaaccaactcccgaaggtgagctgagctgagctgagcttCTGAAGGGAGGCAagataaatacttaaaaattaactaacaCCCGAAGGTTAGCCGAGCTGAGCTTTAGATGGCCGAGCTGAGCTGCCAAAACTCCCGAGCTAAGCTCCTGAACCGAGCTGTCAAATATACCGGTGAGTCTtagccgagctcccgagctccgaCGTCCGAGCTCCCGACCTGACCTGACTTATGTTACCCGAGAGCTTGAATGAGCTCCCGACCTGTCCTGACTTATGTTACGCGAGAGCTTGAATGAGCTCCCGACCTTATCTGACTTATGTTACCCGAGAGCTTAACTGAGCTCCCGACCTGACCTGGCTTATGTTACCCGAGAGCTTGAAAGGGCTCCCGACCTGACCTGGCTTATGTGACCCAAGAGCTTGAATGAGCTCCCGACCTGATCTTGCTTATGTAACCCAAGAACTTGAATGAGCTCCCAACTTGATCTTCCCCTGCTCTAAGTACTAGATGTGCTCAAGTTAAAATGAGTGTGTTTGGTTGAGCTTGCTAGGATAATGAGCTTGAACCAAATTTCGGGGCCTAAGAGGCGCGACCAAGGTGACGAGCTGAACCAAATTCaagggcctaagaggcgtgaatAAGGTAATGAGCTgagccaaagtcaggggcctaagaggcgtggcTAAGGTAATGAGCTgagccaaagtcaggggcctaagagacGTGACTAAGGTAATAAGCTgagccaaagtcaggggcctaagaggcgtgactaaggtaatgagctgagccaaagtcaggggcctaagagacGTGACTAAAGTAATGAGCTgagccaaagtcaggggcctaagaggcgtgactaaggtaatGAGCTGAGTCATGTTTACATCCATATTTCTAAAAGAGTAACTgtgtataaaataaaatgtaattTGCATGAATTACAACTTAAAAGAAAATTGTTCTTGCAacatttaagaataatatttgCGTAAATTGTAAGCACTCCAAGGTATCTTCAGCATCTTCCCCTTTGAATCTTCCAAGTAATAAGCATCCGAACTGAGCCTCATCACCACCTTGTACGGTCCTTCCCATTTAGGGTCAAGCTTCCCTACAGCCTCCTCCTGAACTCTCCTGAGCACCAAATCTCCTATCTGGAAGCCCTTTCTGCGCACCCGACGATTATAGGACCGAGCTATCCTGTTCTTGTACGCCTCCATTCTGATGGCAGCAGGTTCTCTCTTTTCATCCAAAAATTCTAATTCTTCCATTCTCTTTTTTTCGTTATTCTCATCATAGAAAATGATCCGAGCTAACTCTTCTCCAATTTCTGTTAGCAAGACTGCCTCATTTCCATACACCAAACTGAATGGAGTCTCTCCGGTCCCAATTTTTGGCGTAGTACGATATGACCATAACACGCTAGGGAGCTCTTCCACCCAATTTCCTTGGGCTTTTCCCAAGCGTGTCTTCAAGCTTTGCACTAAAGATAGGTTAGTCACTTCCACCTGACCATTGCTTTGGGGATAATGGACAGAGGTGAAGTGCTGTTGGATCTTCATCTCTGTACACCATGCTTGTACCCGAGTTCCTTGAAATTGTATCCCATTATCAGAAATGAGCTTCCGAGGTACTCCAAATCTTCATAATATATTCTTTCATAGAAATTTCATAACTTCCCCTTCAGTAATTCGAGCCAGGGCCTCCGCCTCCACCCACTTAGAGAAGTAATCAATAGCGAccaacaagaatttcttctaaGCGGGGGCTGGAGGGAAGGGACCCACAATatctgtaacgacccactgtatcaagacaggtctttccagcgtgcttatgtcctcactcacacgcaccccgagaaacttcccagggggtcacccatcctataattgccccaagtcaagcacgcttaactttggagttcttatgtgatgagcttccgaaaagaagatgcaccttcttgatatgagttgtacatatcaaatctttttgtacctctcattccggtgtaggatcggttcattcatgtcacccgtcgcccatttttggtggggtttccatctttcaggtattaaccacccatattgcggaccatgtaccgccctaggactttttggctccgggTGTCACAATATCAATTCCCCACTGATCAAAAGGACATGCTGCCACTATCCCTTTCATCAACGCTGCGGGCTGGTGCTGAAGTCTGCTATGTCGCTGACAACTGTCACAAGAAGTCACCAAAGCTATGACGTCTTTAAGATAATAGGCCAAAAATATCCCGCCAAGAGGACCTTACGGGCTAGAGAATAAGAACCCAAGTGATTGCCGCAACACCCCTCGTGTATTTCATTCAGGACATAATGAGCTTCCTTAGGGCCTAAAAATTTGAGAAGAGGTCCAGAAAATGACCTCTTATAAAGAACTCCCTCCACCATTACAAAGCGGAGACTCCTTTGTTTCAACCGATATGCCTTCTTCGAATCCCTTGGTAACTCACCCTTCTCCATGTATTTCAAGAGCTCTTTTCTCCAGTCACTCTCCTCCTGAGCTAATGGTGTGAGCTCAGTAGAGGGTGTCAATTCTACTCTCACAACTACCTCCCTATTTTTCCAGTTATGAAGTGAGCTAGCCATCTTGGCAAGAGAATCTGCTTTTTCATTGCTTTCCCTAGGGATTTGCTCAAATATCACTTCGTCAAAAAGGCTCCGAGCTTCCTCTATCACCTTCATGTATTCTTTCAACTTTTCACTTTTAACCTCATATGATCCATTCACCTTCTGAGCTACCAACTGGGAGTCGGAATAAAGATTCACTCAAGCTGCCCCAACTTGCTTAGCTGCTGGAGACCAATTAACACAGCCTCATATTTTGCCTCATTGTTGGAAGCTCGAAAATCCAACCTGACTGCCAATCTAATCTCATCTCCACAGAGGGAAATCAAAAGCGCCCCCACTCCACATCCTTCATTGTTAGAAGCACCATCAACATATATCTTCCACAAGTCCTCCCCTTCCATATGTTTGGTTTCAGCTAAAAAGTCGGCCAATGTCTGAGCTTTAATAGCTGACCTTGGCTCATACTGAATATCATACTCACTAAGCTCTGTAGTCCACTTCACCAATCTTCCAGAAATATCAGCTCGAGTCAATACCCTCCCAATAGGACTATTGGTCAGCACCACAATAGGATGTGATAGAAAGTAAGGTCTGAGCTTCCTTGCTGTCATAACCAAAGCCAATGCTAGCTTTTCCACTTCCGAATATCGGAGTTCAGCACCCTTAAGGGCATGTGAGAAAAAATATATAGGGTGTTGAGTTGTTCCCTCCTGCCTAAGGAGTACTGAACTGACCGCCCCTTCCAAAGCTGACAAGTAGATGCATAACGGCTCACCCGGAATTGCCTTAGCCAACACAGGAAGTTCAGCTAAGTAAATTTTTAGATCATCAAATGCCTTCCCACATTCGTCATCCCATTCAAATTTCTTGGCTTTACGCAGCACCTTAAAGAAAGGTAAACTTCTATGAGCTGATCTTGATATGAATCGAGATAAAGCCACTATCCTTCCTGCCAACCTCTGAACTTCCTGCAAATTGCGAGGAGGAGACATGGATCGAATAACTTGCACTTTTTCCGGGTTAGCCTCAATCCCCCTCTCAATAATCATGTACCCCAAAAACTTACCTCCCCTGACTCCAAATACACACTTCTCTGGATTGAGTTTCACACAGTAAGTCCTCAAAGTTGAGAAGGTCTCCTCAAGGTCGGCCACCAATCCCACATCATCCTGAGATTTTACCaggatatcatccacataaacttcCACATTTCTACCAATCTGGGAGGCGAACACTCTGTCCATGAGTCTCTGATAAGTGGCCCTTGCAttcttcaaaccaaaaggcatcacttTGTAACAAAAAGTTCCATGAGAGGTAGTAAAACTTACTTTGTCCTGATCTTCCTCAGCCAAAGGAATTTTGTGGTACCCTTGATATGCGTCCATGAAGCATAAATACTGATGACCCGCCGTAGAGTCAACCAACTGATCAATTTGACGCAGTGGATAACAATCTTTTGGGTACGCCTTATTTAAATCCCTGAAatcaacacacattctccaCTTTCCTGAACTCTTAGGGACAAAGACCACATTGGATAACCAGGTAGGGAATTGCACTTCCCTAATGTGTCCTGCCTTAAGAAGCTCATCTACCTCTTTCTTAATGACCTTATCCTTTTTTGGTCCAAAGTGTCTCTTCTTCTGTTTTATCGGCCTTACTCCCGCGAGAATATTGAGTCGATGAACCATAATTTCTGCGCTGACCCCTGTGAGCTCTGATACAGACCAAGAAAAAACATCTTTTTTCTTCTTCAAGCAACCAACCAAGCTTTGCTTCATCGACGAGCTGAGATCAGCAGCTAATTTGACAATCTGAGCTCCCGGGCTTAACTCCACCTTCTCATGGCCTTCTTCAGACATCAGAAGCACCTTCTGACCAAACATCCTCGGTTCCTGGCCCATTGAAACCATTCCTACCTCCCTCCTACTTCTCTTGGCATCAATCTTTACTTCGTTCACATAGCACAACCGAGCTGCCTTCTGATCACCCCGAACAACCCCCACTTCTTTTCCACTTGGGAACTTCAATTTCTGGTGCTAGGTGGAGGCCACAACTCGGAAATCACTCAGGGAGGGGCGTCCCAAGATCCCATTGAAAGAGTATGGTGCATCCACCATCGTGAAGCAGGCCATCTTGGTTACTCTCTGCTCCCCACTTCCAAGAGATAAGGGGAGCACTATTTGTCCTAGGGGTTGTAAAGCATGACCCGTGAATCCATACAATGCCGTGGTGATTGGGTCTAACTCAAATCCTTCCAATTTCATTTGGTCAAGGGTTTCTTTGAAGATAATATTCACTGAGCTCCCAGTGTCCACAAAGATGCGAGCCACATCATAATTAGCTATGGTCAAGGTGACTAATAAAGGATCATTATGAAGTATCACCACATCCTTTAAATCTTCCCTTCCAAAACTGATGTTCGGATCAGCAGGACAGCTGAGCTGAGCCTTCACCTCGAAACTTTCCAACCTACGCCCGTGAGCTTTGAGAGCCCTTCCTGAATCTCCATCCGTAGTGCCCCCTGAAATCATATGGATCATACCCCTATGAGGGTGATTTTCCATTTGTTGAACCCTCTCTCCCTGACCATTTTGAGGAGCTATTCCTTGATGATCACCTTGATTCCCTCCAACTTCATTCCTCTGATTCCTCCATTGTGGAGCTCGGCCTTGGCGAGGAGGATTTCCCTTTCGAGTCAGCTCAGCTCTGATTTGAGGGTCATCATACATGATCCTCTGAACCTCCTCACCTAGCCTCTGACAATCATTGGTGACATGCCCATACTCATGATGAAAATCGCAAAACTTGTTAGATGGCGGTAACCGCGGGCCTTTCTCAGCATTCCGAGGCCTCACAAGTGCTCGCCTAtcctcacatacttgcattgccTTCTCCAGGATTACTGAGAGTGGTACGTAGGCGTAGGGTCTCTTAACCCTGTTCATCTCTTCTGCAACCCTCTTCCTTCCTCCTTCTGTCTTCCCTTCTGCCTTTGCTCCCAACTTGGTACTTGGTTTACTTCCAGACGTTCCTTCATGTCTCCTTTGCCTTTGTGCATCCTCCAAATTCACATACTTCTCAGCTCGACTAAGGAGCTCATTATAAGTCAAAGGAGGCTTCTTGACCAAGGATTTGAAAAACTCTCCTCCCCTCATCCCTTGAGTGAAAGAGTTAACCAAGGTATCAACAGTAGCAGCAGGTACTTTCAGAGCTGCTGTATTGAAACGCTGAACATACTCCCTCAATGGTTCCACCTCAGATTGTTTCAGATTAAACAAACTGAGGGAagtcttcaaatattttttgctaCTCGCATATTGGTGTAAAAAGGCTAAACTGAAGTCATTGAAATTCCGGATGCTACCAAGCTGTACGAGGTTGAACCATTGCTGAGCTGACCTCACCAGAGTAGTGAGAAAAACCCGACACTTAATTGCATCCGAATATCTATGTAACAGAGCTGCATTTTCAAATCTTTCCAAATGCTCCTCCGGATCTGAGCTCCCATCATACTCCCCTAAAGTAGACTGCTTAAAATTTGCAGGGAGTTCTTCATCTAGAATAGC
Proteins encoded:
- the LOC140877827 gene encoding uncharacterized protein, producing MSGRGRGRGRGNVADMTVDQLSQFITQTVQAAMNQNPPPPPPPPRPVGQPNPMDAVWDEIKRLGRQVGGRPGPIQRESPFTRAILDEELPANFKQSTLGEYDGSSDPEEHLERFENAALLHRYSDAIKCRVFLTTLVRSAQQWFNLVQLGSIRNFNDFSLAFLHQYASSKKYLKTSLSLFNLKQSEVEPLREYVQRFNTAALKVPAATVDTLVNSFTQGMRGGEFFKSLVKKPPLTYNELLSRAEKYVNLEDAQRQRRHEGTSGSKPSTKLGAKAEGKTEGGRKRVAEEMNRVKRPYAYVPLSVILEKAMQVCEDRRALVRPRNAEKGPRLPPSNKFCDFHHEYGHVTNDCQRLGEEVQRIMYDDPQIRAELTRKGNPPRQGRAPQWRNQRNEVGGNQGDHQGIAPQNGQGERVQQMENHPHRGMIHMISGGTTDGDSGRALKAHGRRLESFEVKAQLSCPADPNISFGREDLKDVVILHNDPLLVTLTIANYDVARIFVDTGSSVNIIFKETLDQMKLEGFELDPITTALYGFTGHALQPLGQIVLPLSLGSGEQRVTKMACFTMVDAPYSFNGILGRPSLSDFRVVAST
- the LOC140877825 gene encoding uncharacterized protein; the protein is MKIQQHFTSVHYPQSNGQVEVTNLSLVQSLKTRLGKAQGNWVEELPSVLWSYRTTPKIGTGETPFSLVYGNEAVLLTEIGEELARIIFYDENNEKKRMEELEFLDEKREPAAIRMEAYKNRIARSYNRRVRRKGFQIGDLVLRRVQEEAVGKLDPKWEGPYKVVMRLSSDAYYLEDSKGKMLKIPWSAYNLRKYYS
- the LOC140877826 gene encoding uncharacterized protein produces the protein MKVIEEARSLFDEVIFEQIPRESNEKADSLAKMASSLHNWKNREVVVRVELTPSTELTPLAQEESDWRKELLKYMEKGELPRDSKKAYRLKQRSLRFVMVEGVLYKRSFSGPLLKFLGPKEAHYVLNEIHEGCCGNHLGSYSLARKVLLAGYFWPIILKTS